In the genome of Chrysoperla carnea chromosome 5, inChrCarn1.1, whole genome shotgun sequence, the window ccatgataactttttttctaaagttaagttaaaattttattctatctcgTACCGTTTAGCatctaaattgattattaaagcaacccggagaactgcATCCAAATTGATGTCAAAGCCATAAGGTCCCCCATAAAAATCTGCAACATttgtttcaagttattttttgattgaacgagctattagccgaaatatattaaaatggtgcACCCTGTATAATTTCCCAGGTGCTTTGAGATTGCAAGTtccgaaaatattgaaaaatgcttGGAATATATTCTGCCTAAaggcataaataaattatagctaGATTTGATCTACTTAAGGCAAGATTAGGTCTAACTAGAAAAATTCTAGCATGTACAGCTCTTTAGGTAGATTTGCTCTCGAATTTAACTAGACAGCGTTACAGTTCATTAGAATTTTTCTATCTAGAACAAATCTTGCTCCAGTTAGGTCAGATCtaaagattatatatttttgtccaAACAAATTTAAAGCTTAGCACacacaatttaaaatgaaaaatgaaatctCCGGTTATGAAAATATTCCTCGAGAAAAACCTTGTTAAGCATGAATTTGAGAAGAGTCGTTCAAATTTTCAGCCattctaaaaagaaattgtCAAATACTAAGCGTgatctataatttttataacaatttatagctgaaaattgaaataaaaattacaatattatgaaTGAgctgatagaaaaaaaacatttattatttttttggaaagaattattaaaggggtaaattttcatgattcttaaaattatgttgttacgtcataaatatctatatatatatatatatttttggatttcCAGATTTTTACCAGTAATtagtgtttaatttttattaaatttaatttttttttatacatatacagcaactagatttcatttttttttttattaaatttaatttttgttttattaatttaagctcagcgaaaaattgttttttaagcttttgttttttttttcgtttaagattaataagaaaatatttcgtTTCCTTTCAAATAACGCACAGATTAGAAACATCATgtgaaaggaatttttttttatacagaatttatttgattgatatagtttatttcatatatagggatgttttaaaagtatatttcatTGGTTAGAAAATGTTTTGACTTCGAAATCGAACGAATGACTTGAGGATCTCAGATAATTTCACTTGTAGGGTCTGCATAGAAGACGATGAGGCTTCCAAAGTCTGTCATCCAAACGCGAAACGTCTCCGGGAGAGATGTTTTTTTAAAGGAGCTATAAGATTCTGTGGAGATCAGAAGCCATGTAGAAAGCTCATAACTTCTCCGACGAGTGTACGTGTATGTagatacatgttatttgcacctgcatGGAATCTTGCAGGGATTCGGGTATAGAATGTTTGAGAAGCCGTGGGCTTTCTACGTGGCTTCTGACCTCCACAGAATCTTACAACTTCTTTAAAAAAGTACCTCTTTCCCGGAGACGTTTCGCCTTTGAATGACAGACTGTTCTCAAGGAAGACACAAAGCAtcctttggtataggtgctagGTGCTCCATGTGCGGTActtctcttattattattattattgttaaccAAATGCAAACAATTAATATGAAAGAACGTTTTCCCTTCAATGGCCatacatatttcgaaaataaaacatttcccAATAAGTTTtcttcattgaaattttgaaatataatgtatttgGCACTAAATTCAATGCCCtcgagaaaaaaaacaattcgatTTCACTCCGAACACACATATAATAGAATTTGCGGTCTTTACGGATTAATCagttttatatgaaatgaactatattttcaaaaaggaatgtttttttggaaagaaaaatatggtccatataaaatttattgcacgttttaaatatgatataaattctttattattcAGGGTaagccattttaatatattatggctaatagcttgactattaaagaaacccgaggAACTAGGTCCAACTTGATgttagaacatgatgtcccccatcaaactctacaacttttgttgaagtgatttttttatgggttcgctacaaaacaagctattagacataagatattaaaatgatccatcctgtatataaataaaactgaagCTGAATAATTTTTCTCGGAAAAAAATGTCCCAATTAATTATATCACGGAATTTACGTCAAAACAATATGAGAAATGAGCATATAGCTCACTTATTGTTGACACCgtagaaatgaaaataataaatatttcagctcgatttttataaaaaaaaaaaagaatttattggtgataaaaaaaattgcacatgCTCTCGTTTGTGACACAAGTGGAGATCTTGAGAATCTTCATTcaagattaattttaaattctgtaTTAAGAGAAGAATTGctaaaaaatcgattcaaaacaaatacgtttttttttatttattaagtttttttttgtgcaagATTTAACAAGGTATCATCATCAtggaattttaacaaaatattttatctaaaaagtcAGTAATTTTTATGCGCCAGTCGATAAATagccaaatttaaaattaaatcatcgaaattttttgGAGTTTACTCTCTAAGAATCCAATTTCATATAAGGCGCTCGGTACATTTCACAGgatgtctacttaagttggctacatacgGAAAACTTAAGGTATACGAAAAAATCATATGTAGCCAACATAAatagacaccctgtataaaaaagACATGAAACCTCCTATACCGAACTCTAATCGCTCGTAGCTGAATTTAAGGCGCCAGTATTGGTTCACCGTCAAAATTTAGATGAGATAATTCCAAATTAAGccttaactcgaaatttggcgaCAGGCTTATGAAGATAACTACAATTTTTCAAAGAGGGTATTTAAGGGAGAATAGAAAGagggttgtttttttttcgttatttaaatattttctttaaaatctaacctaattattttttttttaaataaaatatatttttatattattatttaattattgtaaaatttaaaaacttaatgcaaaaattattatttttttatacgacTTATGTAGCAATAATtagatttaaatattgtttttgagtttgcaattaattttagttcacaAACAAGTCAATTTTGTCATGTTTTTACTTTGATTGAGCAAGtttgttttcaagaaattttatagtaaaaatttttacgttatgaaaaataaacgtaGTTGATCTAGACCCAGTTGTAATATTTGACAGTCTTTTGGAAATTTGAGAGACTGTAACTTAGCCGAAAATATCTTTTTCAGAAAGCCTCAGGCCATGTGATTTCACGATCAAGGATTGTCTTTGAATGAATCGAGGAAGTGAAACACCACATATAGACTGATATGGATACCAGACCACTATGGCGTTAAAGGGAACGAGACAGTGGACTGGTTGACATGATAGGGGTGGTATAGTTTCAACTGCTTCATTTCACCCGAGCCTGTCATTCCCAAAGCAACATGTTTCGTATAATTTACGGAATTAAAAGATGGCTATGACAAGATCATCTtgatagaccttttcatttacaaaaatgattattttttgtttcggacagatgTCAAATAACTGTTCAAGTCTTAGACAACCATGAAAAAATCTAagtaattctgaaaaagtcttaggaactctgaataactctgaattccTCAACGTTTTTGGACTAGTTCAATTCAGACTTATATTCACAGTTTTTCAAACTAGTCCAAAAACattgagaaattcagagttcttaagactttttcagagttttctaagacttattctttcttcaaatattttttccatcaaggaagatacaagatatttattttctttacttgaatagttttttgacaactgtccgaaacaatagcaaatcgatgaaaaggcctattatTGAGATTATAATAACCACAGCCAGACCAGTCTCTCAAATTTTCAGCTATTTTAAAAACTGACTGTCAAATACTTAGTCTTGgcctaataaatatttgtatataaatgtgCACAGCATGCATGATGACGCAGTCAAAAATAGCAACAATtcctagtaaaaattttttaacatggttcaaaaacattaattttttttttggatttacaaCAATATGGTATTAATAGCTACATGTTCGTAGAGCGAAGGACCCAACCAAGCATTTCAAGATATAAATGCATGCTGTAATAATAAATGCTGAGAccctaaacttaaaaaaaaggttatttttgagatttatgtaaaacttttattcgatttttcgtGTATAGAGTACCTTGCAATGCAATTCTAAATTTTGCTTGTCTCAATTTTTTGGTGCTAAAAATTCACTCGAAACACTCGGTATTTGCAACAAAGATGCGTTTCCGAATGTCTATCAAATGCTTCGTGTTTGTCAGTTTTGCCTGTGGCAACAGCGGTGAATGAACGCTCCAGTTCAACGTTGtgtcgtctcaaaacataccttagatcGGTTTAGCCCTCCCTCAATATAAAATCGCGGTGTAGAGGTCGATCTACACAGAGTTTtggagaaaagttttttctgtagCTCGCACAAGGACCATATTCAATCAAAGTTTACCGTATCTAAGTGAGAAACATAAAGATATCGATAGGTTTCGATTGTCTAaacgaaaatcattttaagcTAAAAAGCTGTAAACAAGATCATTTCCCAGAAATGTATGTTTTTGACAAATGTCAACGCCATTAACGACGTTAGTGATCAAATCTAAAAACATGCATTTATGGATACATTATGAGTAACCTGGATTATTTTATTTCCCAGTTGCTGCTAATAATTAGCTATAAATCGTTCGCTATACGAACAAATCTTATAATATCTAGATACATCACAGAATTCAACTTAAtacaaaaagcaaaaatttccTTGTCAATTTTTCATTCGACAATTTCCACGTTTCATCTTTGCATTCTAAAATGTGATAGGAGATAAAAGTTTACAAGTGATACAAAgggaattatttgaaaattgacaAGATTTTCTAACAAGATCGAAAGATCTTCATTCCTATTTAcagagaaataaaaattctaaaaaatattttctaacaacTTAACACAATCTATACAACAATTAAGCTGCCGTTGTCGATTTACTTCGACGCatcgattattatttattcgagtataaaataaaaacggaaaaattaaaaaaatattaagtgcaacacctttttttttttcttgtaataaaaatatatataaacactcTAAAAATTTGACTTGTAAGTTGTTGTTCTTGGgatcagtattttttttctttgcagCACTCAAATTTTGGAATGCTTTTTTGGAATGATTGTATCATCTAAAAAAATAgctttcacaaaaataaaaaaaatcgaaagaaagcctatttctgttttaatatacaaagggaaaattaatttttatacagtttCTCTCAAAAAGaggttaaaaattgttttgttttttaccctcgtgtgaaaattattgttgtgtgccccgtttttttttatttaaactaaataattattatacgcTCATGACTAGATTTGAATAAATACTTCatacaagatattttttctcgaaaataaaatatatacaaatttaaaaattacaaaaatttttcacttttccaTCCAGTCtttcagttattattattattattattattttgataaattttattcgatttatttAGATCTGTGGAAAAGTTTACGATTccctaaaaaatattaataaaattgtgggGGGTGTATATTTTCAGCATGTACATTCATTAGAAAATAGTAGGAATAAAGATTTAAATCGAGACTTTAAATTTTGGTAACGATTGTGACCGAATTTAAAGCTAAAAAGCCaagaagtattaaattttatccttaTTTGATTTATTCACAGACTTATCGGATCTTAGTTTTGGTGAGGATTTGAAATAGTGTTACCAAGAACATTCTTTTGACTCTCCatacaattttctattaaacaaatatgattttttactgTGGTAATGAATAGATCCTATCCTGTGATGAAGCAGATGAAAATCCGATTTCCTTATCTCAAATAGTTATAGGAATCATATTTTACAAGACAAATTAGCACAGAGACTTCCGAAAGTCCTTGTATGAGGTGGCGAAACGAATGCATGTAAACCTGCTGGGACAAAGATGAAGCCgttgatataaaatacatgtgAATTCTAAGTTAGGCCACACTTTACAAATCTATCCCTAATTTATCCCTACTAGTCTTATGCTCGTACATgccgtataaataaatataattaagtccaacctttttttttttggtcatttGAGATTCAAAATTTGgtgtttttttgtacttttactacttgaaaattgagaattaaattttttttttattcatagcaCAGCCCAAAACTCTtcgattaaacaaaatttcaccATACCCCTCACACATGATCAAATCGTATTctcgtaatttaaaaaaaaaaaattaaaataaaaaacaatgaaattaatttgttttggtatTAAAATATCTTGTACTAATTttccttttgttaaaattatgattaatttagtaattaattattatattattacactaTGCCCAATATTATTTtggtattataatttaatttttttggggtGGGTAGAGGATTTTTGATAATtcctcttaaaaaatatttggttcatTTGAATTAAGCCGCCAATGGAGTCTGTTgtttggtattattattaaataccttgtctattattttaatgccaaaatatcaaattttctcgtacaaaattacaatttaattcgttttaaattatatgtttaatttatctaatcctaaattgttttgaaactgttgaaatgttttgaatttaaaacaaaaacaaaccaattaaattgtaatttttttgtggtacgatttaaaaaagaattaaatttgaatttaattgaaataatttttcgtttgaTATTAAGAGatgtttgattaatttaatttaattaaatttaatagacAAGAACAGATTCCATTGTAATTAAATCTCATTTATTGTTCGAACCATTATTTTGTTGAGATGAATCTGTAGTAGTATTGGCTGCTGTTGTTGTGATTGCTGTTGATGTTGAGGTTGATTGAGGTACACGACGAgctaattttgatctaaatttcaaaaaaaaaaatcacatttactTTTATTCTGATATTATTCCTTTGTAAGGTTACCATTCATTAATAACGTAAcgatgattttgttttttttaacaaccTCCCACCCCCGCTATGTAAGGGTATATAAGAATTCTCGACACCTCTTCTTTTTACGTAAGATTATAGAATGAAGAAAACCATTCGGCATTCGAAATGGAATTAGATTTCACAACATTTACACAACATTTAATTttgacttacaaaatattatataagaatGGGTTTAAGTACTCTCCCCCCCTCCAAGATAAGGGGACATGTAGAGTTTTTTAACCCTTCCTTCTCCTCAGGAACCTTACGTAATTAACACATGGACTCTAAGTAAATTTCGACTACGAACAAATTCCCGGTTTGTCGTTGGCGAGTAGGTAATCATAATCCCCGATAAGGCAATAAATTCCGATTTTTCCAATTAGTGGCCACTTTGTAAAATCTCATGCAATAATCTTGAATGGtgttttcaaaacataaaaaaagatttcaataCTAACCTGATTTGACCAGCTAATAATGGATTAATAGCATACAACCAATCATGAACGTCACGGGCATGTAATGTTTGTAACAAGTAGCCACGTGTACGTGTTACAACACTGAACGCGTGTGGAACTTTAACCATTGCTAATTGAGCTTCTGAGTGCTCAACTTGAGCTGTTGCTAAATTTATTAATGCACGTTCAACTGGATCCTTCTCATCTcggaaaataaatacatatggTCGTCGAACAGCctaaacaaattattacaatgaattaattataactaGCTAAACATGTTCTAAGTCTTTCAATTAACTACGTTTTCTGGTCTGGACATAATATGGGTATTttatatgagaaaatatttaaaaaatacttcgtCATGTTTGCTAACCGGgatgttttcaaaattatcaaaagaatacgctcttaaacTAAGGCCATCGAGTTACGGATCATCCTGTATAAAGGAATAAAAACTGAGAGTATCCCATgtgaattttattctaaaacctGGACACCCAAATTGAAATGATGTCAAGCATATTACGCCGATATAGCCTACTACATTACTCTTGCAAACAGgcactaataaaattattgaattcgaATAACTTTAAGTTAACCACTTTAAGCATAAAATCGTAGCATATGCAGATGATTTAGCTGTTATCATCAGAAGCAAAGTCGAGTAACAGGCCAGTTATTTGTGATAGAAATTCGAGAGATTGTTGCCAAGGTTTAGTCCAACAGATTTTATGCTACGAtaattctcttttattttcattgaggACATTTTACAGGTGTTCAAATTTACAAACGTTTCGAAATGACTGTAAAAGACTTGTTACATTTCATTGTCAGTCTCAATTTCGGATAATTAAAACTACTTACCACCCATCGTTTTTTCCAACCATTTGTTTTATGctctaaaacatttaaatatccTTTACGTGCAACAACAGGACTGACACGTATCTCCTCAACTTCCGGTGCATATAATACTAAAGGTTCTGTTACGTTGCTCTTTGTATTCTGTGACGATTGTTGTGATAACGCTGACGATGTTGTTGAAGAGTTTGTATTAGCTGTTGGTCCATGTTGAGCACCTCCACCCCACATGGCCATACTTTGTTCTAACAAAGGTCGTGCTTTCTCCGGTGAACACAGCTCAATTGAACTGGCTGACATAATACTTGACACCATACTTGAACTCATATCAGCACATCCTTCATCTCCTGGGGACACATCGTTTGATGGATTCACTGATGTATGATCTTTTTTGCCTTGTATTAATCGTACACACTTGAGTAACAAGTCTCGTTCCCTATCCGTATATTCTTTGTTTTCGGCATCTTTGATTTGTATATCGATTGTATTCGTGTTATTGTTATCAATACGTCCAGCTTTTGCGACCATATTACAAACTTCTTTCTCACTTTTCGTAAAATCGTGACGAGGTGTTGATGTAAATTGATTTGTATTCGAATTGTTTTGCGTAGTCGGTTTATCTAAGCCAAGACGTTCGcgtaacaataaaatatgacGTATACGTCCAACTTCCTCTAAACGACGTAATTTTTCTAATTCCCATTGATGGTCGAATATTAAACTATCACCACGTGGTCTCCAACCATCTAGGTTCTCTTCACCACGTACATATGTGGAGCTTGTGTCTAGGACACGACGTTGACGTCTTTGTAcgccttaaaaaatttaataaaaattttgatatttttgagttgttcaaaatttaaaagtggtaGAAAAAGAGCGGAgaaattaaataagttaattcaattttggtttttattctcaaaatacttccaatttaaattcaaaatctaCATTGTCACGAGAGGGGTCATCTCAAACGCACCTTTCATCTAAGCCTGCCATTTTCGTATCAAGATATCCCGTAATTTATCGAATCAAATAATGGCTACTACAAGCCCATTTTGATTATTGGAACTTTGCGCAGGGCATACGACATGCCAAACTGTGTAATATCACAgctactctatcgatttgatgatttttttaacgcAAACTGAATTTAATCGCCGATTTCATCaacaataaagaatataaatagtttccgaatttttatattttaaaggcaaggttgaaataaaaatctagAGATGTCAACCAAAATTGAGTTAATATTATCAACTTCCCCATTTACTACAACTACTAAAAGCGTTTTATAGAGAAGGCAGTGTGCAAACAGCATGCTTTTCTTTGTAGTAAAGTGAGTTTTCTAAATTCTAAACTAGCTGGAAACAAACCTGGACTACCTGCTTCAGAAGCACGACGTAATAATAACTCGTAAACACCGCTCAAACGATTTGCTTCAGGTGTACGATAATATTGTCCActgaataaatgttttaatgagCGTGGTCCGCCAGTTCGAGCATCACGTCCATAAATTATCATTGAAAGGTCCTTTGTTACAATTGCCGGTCGGCTACAATTCTCCAACTGTAAAGAGagataaattatgttataattaagTATACTTCGGTCGTTATAGACGAcgaattttaataatctttagtcactaaaatttttattgtggtACTTACCTCCAGGTAGGCTGAAATAGTCATAAAGATTTGTTCACCACTTCCAGTGACACGATTCAATAATGGGCTATTATGTAAAGATGAATCCCAAGCGGCTTCAAATCTAAACATACATCGATCATCTCCAGGTACTTCAATCTGTTCACCAGGGAACAATCCCAACGATAATACTGAACTATCATCTTCCTCGTCGCCACCATCACATGACGTTTCCGGTGTGTTTCGTATACGTCCCACAACTAATTCACGAACATCACGCCAACGTATTTCCGGTGCTGGATCATGTACAACTGTAATACGCAATCGCCGCTGTATACCTTGATGTAACAAGAATACTCCCCGACATGGTAGATCATCCCCATGTTCTACAACGCACGGAACATATTCTCCATTTGGTGCAAGCTCACATATTTCAAACCATACGAGTAAATCGTGTTTAGATTGTACGTGAGCGGTGCTGGGACTTGGTGGAGCACCAAACTTTGGTGATCGTACTGGTTGACTGATCGGTATACTTGGTGGTAACATTCGACGTGGTGGTTGTCGATGTTGTGACGATTGTTGTGTGATACCTTCACGGGCTGCTTGATGTAATGGATGCGCTTGATAGTGTCCAAATACTTCGAACACGATTGGTTGTGTTTTGATGTATTCGACAAATGATTTTGTTGTGTTTACGGTTATCTAAATTTTGAAttcgtaaaaatttaatttttagtacaaaaaaagaatcacCAGGTTACTTTTTACAGTGTTTAAGTAGTCTTCGGGGAATACTTACATTTTGTACATGATAAAATCCAAGAGGTGTCCCTTTTCCTGTATTTTTAACCGGTTCTGTTGAAAAGGCTTCATCGTGTCGATGTAGgaaactataaaagaaaattttaaaatagttttcagcAATCATTAATGCTTAGAGTTACTATACCCGGAAACATCTTAAACAAACAGTagcactaaaaatattttgaacttaCTTAAATTGACAGAATACATCAGCATATTCGGTTGAAATACCAACAGCTTGTAAAACCGTCACTCTAAATGTAAAATCATTGCTTGGTGTTAAATGTGGTGGGAATTCTTCTTCTTTTAATTCGGATGACACTGAACTATCGCCACGTCCCGAGTCTGCGTCACATTCAATTtctgtatttacaaaattaataaaaaatgttacgtTAATGACGGCGAAGATGAATCCACAGAGCAGTGATGACAGGCAGATAGAATAgaagaaatattcaaatttaaaaaaaacaaaaagaagatagatttctatttgaaatgatctctttaaaatttaatttactgtcCACAAATTCATTAAAGGTGTTAGGGGCTGCTCATAAATTACGTAACACATTTAGAACGATACCCCCCCCCTTTATTTCGAGAATTACGTACAAGCTTTGAAGGACCTCCCACCCCCGTACCAAAACAAATTGTAACATTATAATTTGATCCCCTTCTCCTCctaaatttgtttgtaatttaagtACAGCTCCTTAGATTAAATAAAAGCATGATTTAGAATAAGCTTCGGTCACACGAGCGTCAAAACCAAATCTTTGAGAAATACATTGTGTTGAATAAAACTGTGGATGTCCATTTCAACACGTTACAACATTACAACGACCCTAGTggaaataatttcttctgtaagtctaaaaaattctgaaaaagtatgaaaaaatttatgtaaatttatcaaGAAGTAAGACTTTTTGAATTAATCAGTAAAATTCCTCAGTcttctagaattgtttttcaGAACACTAGaagattaaattatactatCATCGGAAAATATTTCCACCAGGGTCCTTCCTTTAATGGTCCGTAAACTTGTGTTGAATTTAACGTTTATGTAACCGTAGCCTAAGTAGAAAAAATAgtgttagaaaaataaacagACAATTAGCAATGAAAAAAACACATTGAAttagtaagagatagaaaaaaaattaatagaaattgtattttttaagttatacttTTTTTGGGCGCGCATTATGACAAAAAGCTAAAGAAGTGtagcacttaaaaaaattttatatttcatggaCAGTAAATATACTGCCCCGCAAAACAAGTGTCgcacttttaaattttctcgaaatttcaaactgatATGTCTCGGCGAGAAATGATTGGAtctgaatgaaatataaatgatCTGATAGATTGTAATTTctagtttttaaatcaatatctcAAACATTTTATCCATAACTTAATATTTAAGGTACAGGGCTGAAACCCTGAGAAATTGAtttcctttaattttattttggcaatCCTAAATCTCCACCTGAAAGATGAATTTTTCATCCGTAAGGATAGAAgagattatttcaaaagaatttaGAAGAAAACATCAATTTAGCAATACAATTAAAGcaaatgaaattaaatgtttcgattgattaaaaaaaaaattgaattagtaattttttaccAACCATCTTTAATAAGATCCCCAACTTGTCCATCAACAATACGTTCATCTAAACGTGACGCACTCTTTGAGTGCGGTGGTGGGGGTATTTGAATTTGTTGAGATCCATCGGTGAATGATATACGTGCACTTTGTCGTACACCACTTGAACGTTCAGCATTATTGTCTTCTTCGGCAACCGCTTGAACAGCAACACGTAACCAACCGCGAACATCACCTTTTTCACTCACAATTGCTACTTTATGCACCAAGGGTACAGGGTacattaaattacttaaatatacaaaagatCTGtcgcagaaaaaaaaaattaatcaaatcagtttttcgaaaattcgtCAAGAATAAACTTAAATATGCAAGTAGTCCCAGAAGTATTCAACGTACTTTCTGGGATACCCTTCGTAATagaataaatgtaatatttaccTGCCAACCATTCGGAACCAAGGAAAACGATCATAGAATGGATCTCCACCAGTTAATGATTCCACATTATAATCAGGCGAGGTTGGTGAAAGTTCAGCTTCATTATGATACATTTCACGCATCAATTCCAATCGTTGTCTTTAAAATAAGAACCAACAAAAAAACATCAACATTAAAgcatactttttttattgaaatcatgCGTTTAGGTGAGGAACTACTTGAATTTGTTTGGGCTTTCATCGATTAATCGATAGCATataattctaaacaaaattCTAAACAAAATGGTTTATGTACAATTTAGCTgcttttttccatcgaaaataggaaaaatcgtgaaaaaaaaatacatagccAAATTGAGCCATTCATTACCGATTAATCAGTCATTTGTTCGTTTTCTAGTCGTGTAGTTTTAGACAATTTGTTCCTCACCGAGTATTATGAAGTGCTGTTTACACTATGAACGTAACATTACGCGACATACAAGCTGCTGAATCTTTTGCAAACTACGCGTTTGCTATTTTGCTGTTAATAGTGTAGACAGGACTCATTTtatcaacaaacaaaaaatgtacaacAACACATAACAGAAATACATTCGAGaacatgcaaaaataaaattgctcaGACTTCATAAATAGGCTTTATATGTTGTctgatttttatccaatttttaagaaaaatactttgttttttttttttacttcgaattttgacttttatttactttgtaagctacaagttttaaaaa includes:
- the LOC123301550 gene encoding kinesin-like protein unc-104 isoform X4; amino-acid sequence: MSSVKVAVRVRPFNNREISRDCKCIIEMGGNTTSIVNPKVPNGKDIKSFNFDFSYWSHNTDDENFSSQAVVYSDIGEEMLQHSFDGYNICIFAYGQTGAGKSYTMMGKQEEGQEGIIPQICQDLFTRIRKTTCDELKYSVEVSYMEIYCERVRDLLNPKNKGNLRVREHPLLGPYVEDLSKLAVTSYQDIHDLIDEGNKARTVAATNMNETSSRSHAVFTIFFTQQRFDTITQLTTEKVSKISLVDLAGSERADSTGAKGTRLKEGANINKSLTTLGKVISALAEISASKAKKSKKADFIPYRDSVLTWLLRENLGGNSKTAMIAAISPADINYDETLSTLRYADRAKQIVCKAVVNEDANAKLIRELKEEIQKLRELLKQEGIDVQEGPDGKVVYEKRDLNKDGNGGQNIKQQKNEEQTERHRVPSTTIAEEAVDQLQASEKLIAELNETWEEKLKRTELIRLQREAVFAEMGVAVKEDGITVGVFSPKRTPHLVNLNEDPFMSECLIYYIKDGVTRVGSAEANVPQDIQLSGAHILSEHCVFENKDGVIQLIPHNGAFIYVNGREITSPIVLKTGSRVILGKNHVFRFNHPDQVRERREKQELEEKEDISPAASPENVDWNFAQIELLEKQGIDLKAEMEKRLLVLEEQFRKEKEEADQLFEEQRKNYEARIDALQKQVEEQSMTMSMYSSYTPEDFNNDEDIFECCWTERQCWLAAWAWRKWKHHQFTSLRDDLWGNAIFLKEANAISVELKKKVQFQFTLLTDTLYSPLPPDLVTSAANNPLIGPSLAITASENDLDEDGERVFPRTIVAVEVQDTKNGATHYWSLEKLRQRLELMRHVYNAELLEGVYDTMTRGEAEGERSPSEAPPDLLRCLQAPRFSLASLLPSRQRLELMREMYHNEAELSPTSPDYNVESLTGGDPFYDRFPWFRMVGRSFVYLSNLMYPVPLVHKVAIVSEKGDVRGWLRVAVQAVAEEDNNAERSSGVRQSARISFTDGSQQIQIPPPPHSKSASRLDERIVDGQVGDLIKDEIECDADSGRGDSSVSSELKEEEFPPHLTPSNDFTFRVTVLQAVGISTEYADVFCQFNFLHRHDEAFSTEPVKNTGKGTPLGFYHVQNITVNTTKSFVEYIKTQPIVFEVFGHYQAHPLHQAAREGITQQSSQHRQPPRRMLPPSIPISQPVRSPKFGAPPSPSTAHVQSKHDLLVWFEICELAPNGEYVPCVVEHGDDLPCRGVFLLHQGIQRRLRITVVHDPAPEIRWRDVRELVVGRIRNTPETSCDGGDEEDDSSVLSLGLFPGEQIEVPGDDRCMFRFEAAWDSSLHNSPLLNRVTGSGEQIFMTISAYLELENCSRPAIVTKDLSMIIYGRDARTGGPRSLKHLFSGQYYRTPEANRLSGVYELLLRRASEAGSPGVQRRQRRVLDTSSTYVRGEENLDGWRPRGDSLIFDHQWELEKLRRLEEVGRIRHILLLRERLGLDKPTTQNNSNTNQFTSTPRHDFTKSEKEVCNMVAKAGRIDNNNTNTIDIQIKDAENKEYTDRERDLLLKCVRLIQGKKDHTSVNPSNDVSPGDEGCADMSSSMVSSIMSASSIELCSPEKARPLLEQSMAMWGGGAQHGPTANTNSSTTSSALSQQSSQNTKSNVTEPLVLYAPEVEEIRVSPVVARKGYLNVLEHKTNGWKKRWVAVRRPYVFIFRDEKDPVERALINLATAQVEHSEAQLAMVKVPHAFSVVTRTRGYLLQTLHARDVHDWLYAINPLLAGQIRSKLARRVPQSTSTSTAITTTAANTTTDSSQQNNGSNNK